A genomic segment from Cinclus cinclus chromosome 11, bCinCin1.1, whole genome shotgun sequence encodes:
- the EXOSC6 gene encoding exosome complex component MTR3 yields the protein MPLDHRRLRGPEESQPPTLWAATAAEDDEEEGAGAAPRDPCALRPLFARAGLLSQAQGSAYVELGSGTKVLCAAWGPREAAEPGPGRLLCEFRRAPFAGRGARGRPGAAAEREAEREAAAALREALEPAVRLGRYPRARLAVSALLLQDGGSALAAAVSAAALALADAGVEMYDLAVGCALSRPPAPAASWMLQPAEPEERRAAARLTLALLPALNQVSAVLGGGRGGPPEDWAQALRLGLDGCHRQYPVLRQSLLRAAQRRDAAAAATTAASATSA from the coding sequence ATGCCGCTGGATCACCGCCGCCTGCGCGGCCCGGAGGAGTCGCAGCCGCCGACGCTGTGGGCAGCGACCGCGGCCgaggatgatgaggaggagggCGCGGGGGCGGCGCCGCGGGACCCCTGCGCCCTGCGGCCGCTGTTCGCGCGGGCCGGGCTGCTGAGCCAGGCGCAGGGTTCGGCCTACGTGGAGCTGGGCAGCGGCACCAAGGTGCTCTGCGCCGCCTGGGGCCCGCGGGAGGCGGCCgagcccgggccgggccggctgCTCTGCGAGTTCCGCCGGGCGCCGTTCGCGGGGCGCGGGGCGCGGGGCCggccgggagcggcggcggaaCGGGAGGCGGagcgggaggcggcggcggcgctgcggGAGGCGCTGGAGCCGGCGGTGCGGCTGGGCCGCTACCCGCGGGCTCGGCTGGCCGTCAGCgcgctgctgctgcaggacgGGGGCTCGGCGCTGGCCGCTGCCGTCAGCGCCGCCGCCCTGGCGCTGGCGGACGCGGGAGTGGAGATGTACGATCTGGCCGTGGGCTGCGCGCTGAGCCGGCcgcccgctcccgccgcctcaTGGATGCTGCAGCCCGCCGAGCCCGAGGAGCGCCGCGCCGCCGCTCGCCTCAcgctggccctgctgcccgcCCTCAACCAGGTGTCGGCCGTGCtgggcggcggccggggcggccCGCCCGAGGACTGGGCGCAAGCCCTGCGGCTCGGGCTCGATGGCTGCCACCGGCAGTACCCGGTGCTGCGGCAGAGCCTGCTGCGGGCCGCCCAGCGCCGCGATGCTGCCGCCGCTGCCACCACCGCCGCCTCCGCCACCAGTGCCTGA
- the LOC134048128 gene encoding C-type lectin domain family 18 member A-like: MKLLVLLVCSLPMWRVGETRLDAPEKLSPLAPGALSTKETFLVLSLHNKLRSKVQPPAANMQKLEWSEELEQLAGARAASCLEGPAPPPAPQLGWSETLLPVGAGGFGTVLEHWFAEGQRYDYRTGRCAGNATCRHYTQLVWATAGQLGCGRHRCPGPHGPSEAFTCAYSPGGNWEVAGMPILPYKQGSWCSLCTAGLSGCFKSWDHSGGLCEVPRNPCRMSCRNSGRLDMSSCQCTCPQGYTGRYCQVRCSGQCLHGRFRKEECSCLCDVGYGGAECGTKIHFPFHACDVQIDSDCFMVSPEADTYYGAKIKCQEKGAMLAQIRNQKVQDILAFYLSRLEMGNRVTDTDFETGNFWIGLTYKTSKASFRWDVGEPSSFTSFAFGQPDNQGFGNCVEMQASAAFNWNDQRCKTRNRYICQFAQEHIALWQRDP; this comes from the exons ATGAAGCTCTTGGTCCTGCTGGTTTGCAGCCTCCCGATGTGGAGGGTGGGTGAGACGAGGTTGGATGCTCCAGAAAAGTTGTCCCCACTGGCTCCGGGAG CTCTCAGCACAAAGGAGACCTTCCTGGTGCTCTCACTGCACAACAAGTTGAGGAGCAAAGTACAGCCTCCTGCTGCCAACATGCAGAAGCTG GAGTGgagtgaggagctggagcagctggcaggagcaCGGGCAGCCAGCTGCCTGGAGGGCCCTGCTCCACCACCAGCcccacagctgggctggagcgAGACCCTGCTTCCAGTGGGTGCAGGAGGCTTCGGGACTGTGCTGGAGCACTGGTTTGCTGAGGGACAACGCTATGACTACAGGACGGGGCGCTGCGCTGGCAATGCCACCTGCCGCCATTACACCCAG CTGGTGTGGgccacagcagggcagctgggctgtggcCGGCACCGCTGCCCTGGCCCCCACGGCCCCAGCGAGGCCTTCACCTGTGCCTACTCACCAGG GGGCAACTGGGAGGTGGCCGGGATGCCCATCCTGCCCTACAAGCAGGGATCGTGGTGCTCCCTCTGCACCGCTGGCCTCTCTGGCTGCTTCAAGTCCTGGGACCACAGTGGCGGGCTCTGCG AGGTGCCCAGGAACCCCTGTCGCATGAGCTGCAGGAACAGTGGGCGCCTCGACAtgagcagctgccagtgcaCCTGTCCCCAGGGCTACACGGGCAGGTACTGCCAAG TGAGGTGCAGCGGGCAGTGCCTCCACGGAAGGTTCAGGAAGGAGGAGTGCTCCTGCCTCTGCGACGTGGGCTACGGTGGAGCCGAGTGCGGCA CAAAGATCCATTTCCCCTTCCATGCCTGTGACGTGCAGATAGACAGTGACTGCTTCATGGTGTCCCCTGAAGCTGACACCTACTATGGAGCCAAAATTAAATGCCAG GAGAAAGGAGCGATGCTGGCCCAGATAAGGAACCAGAAGGTTCAGGACATTCTGGCTTTCTACCTCAGCCGCCTGGAGATGGGTAACAGGGTTACAGACACCGATTTTGAGACTGGAAACTTCTGGATCG GTCTCACCTACAAGACATCCAAGGCTTCCTTCCGCTGGGATGTGGGTGAGCCATCCTCATTCACCAGCTTCGCTTTTGGGCAGCCAGACAACCAGGG gttTGGGAACTGTGTGGAGATGCAAGCGTCAGCCGCCTTCAACTGGAATGACCAGCGCTGCAAGACCCGAAACCGGTACATCTGCCAGTTTG CCCAGGAACACATTGCCTTGTGGCAGCGGGACCCCTGA